The proteins below are encoded in one region of Elgaria multicarinata webbii isolate HBS135686 ecotype San Diego chromosome 8, rElgMul1.1.pri, whole genome shotgun sequence:
- the HPS6 gene encoding BLOC-2 complex member HPS6 → MKRAGALRQVSDWSDFVRGRCLRELLEQRLPSEAPSRIVASPDRQHLLLLWNQPDREARVVAFQRLGVVGSDLERTWQPPQPPVVGLLFLESPATAISWVLTIICEQGRTELWRFLPAAGWQLLQSLELCHGARARIVSICSWDGQLVWCEERPPLDAQQIPERRAFQYCICTRGLQVGEQGAQLSPLRIVLHNSPVYQVLASPSGVFLVPTPATFPAIAKFVLIWHPEHSDIVIAAPSRGCIGTKALQPGSEVDFKKLVLGYVGLLAAMETLDIHSCALSSCKGLFLVTKTGAVDLVQPNGVWRPIFDLEGWALAPGEQVQLKVFGDTLTCLLGGALYLVDLDSRQLIEKKTVSMEEVLFLDFHAEDEEEMQLLAPSGIYSLDFSGTDKTSQPEPNLVEMVFEEACKYYQRRSLSSSQLTVEKLKKGDMFQAPIALSSILCHSLAPKERRSRALPEPYAKLLGTMQLELQSYQNLEFLKSCVVGASESEVQSYGEALVEQELSRLLHLDLNRENLAYLNAIFGSFPGASWKAIQNHLQLQQNGDGVLVARATPDVWKKILGGPVPSLSKQGEGPVNGVVPLFELVCLSLHQFKPKWLPQFVELSQQYMGASWTYSNKEGPEGGVPLYKRALAVLPRCRSRCSLAEGEMEIELLLSSQRPKAILQAMDLLIRDGRWQRVMEAAKKFSMLSPLLNKEIFIVLLGEFCQHRALDPYLDKLWELCPADLSASDVLSIIQQHVAPAEQDPSPFPSDRTSQMTIGLLKPLLHRLAQCPSGPAEIYADVLHGPTFPPPTPPRDQLVVPKAVSQEEQIPFQNHT, encoded by the coding sequence ATGAAGCGAGCCGGGGCGCTGCGGCAGGTCTCGGACTGGAGCGACTTCGTGCGCGGCCGCTGCCTGCGGGAGCTTCTGGAGCAGCGCCTCCCGAGCGAGGCGCCCAGCCGCATCGTCGCCAGCCCTGACAGGCAGCATCTGCTTCTGCTGTGGAACCAGCCGGACCGCGAGGCTCGGGTCGTGGCTTTCCAGCGCCTCGGCGTCGTTGGGAGCGACTTGGAGCGGACTTGGCAGCCTCCTCAGCCGCCCGTGGTGGGATTGCTTTTCCTGGAGAGCCCCGCCACAGCCATCTCCTGGGTGCTGACTATCATCTGCGAGCAAGGCCGGACTGAACTCTGGCGCTTTCTGCCTGCTGCGGGGTGGCAATTGCTGCAGAGCCTGGAGCTCTGCCATGGGGCCCGGGCCCGGATTGTCTCCATCTGCAGCTGGGATGGGCAGCTCGTGTGGTGTGAGGAGAGGCCCCCATTGGATGCCCAGCAGATCCCAGAGAGGAGAGCCTTCCAGTACTGTATCTGTACCAGAGGCCTTCAGGttggggagcagggagcccagtTGAGCCCACTCAGGATTGTCTTGCATAACAGCCCTGTTTACCAAGTGCTGGCCTCGCCCTCAGGTGTCTTCCTGGTGCCCACCCCAGCCACCTTCCCAGCTATCGCCAAGTTTGTCCTCATCTGGCACCCTGAACATTCTGACATTGTCATTGCTGCTCCGTCCAGAGGATGTATTGGCACAAAAGCCTTGCAGCCTGGCAGTGAAGTGGACTTCAAGAAACTGGTGCTCGGCTATGTGGGACTCTTGGCGGCCATGGAAACACTGGACATTCATAGCTGTGCCCTCTCCAGCTGCAAAGGACTCTTCCTGGTTACCAAAACGGGTGCTGTGGATCTGGTTCAGCCTAATGGGGTGTGGAGGCCTATCTTTGATTTAGAGGGCTGGGCCTTAGCCCCAGGGGAGCAGGTCCAGCTGAAGGTATTTGGTGACACTCTTACCTGCTTGCTGGGAGGGGCCCTTTATCTTGTGGACCTGGACAGTAGGCAGTTAATAGAAAAGAAAACTGTGAGCATGGAAGAAGTGCTGTTTTTGGACTTCCATGCTGAGGACGAGGAGGAAATGCAGCTTCTTGCTCCAAGTGGCATTTACAGCCTTGACTTCTCTGGCACTGACAAGACCAGCCAGCCGGAGCCTAACCTAGTGGAGATGGTGTTTGAAGAGGCCTGCAAGTACTATCAGCGGCGGAGCCTTAGCAGCTCCCAACTCACCGTAGAGAAACTGAAGAAGGGGGACATGTTTCAGGCGCCCATTGCGCTGTCGTCTATCCTGTGCCATAGCCTTGCTCCCAAGGAGAGAAGGTCCAGAGCCCTCCCAGAGCCTTATGCCAAACTGCTGGGCACAATGCAGTTAGAACTGCAGAGCTACCAGAACCTAGAATTCCTCAAGTCATGCGTGGTTGGGGCTTCAGAAAGCGAGGTGCAGAGCTATGGTGAAGCACTTGTGGAGCAGGAGCTCAGCCGCCTTCTGCACTTGGACTTGAACAGGGAGAACCTAGCATACCTGAATGCCATCTTTGGTTCCTTTCCTGGGGCCTCCTGGAAGGCCATCCAGAATCACTTGCAGCTGCAACAGAATGGCGATGGTGTTTTAGTAGCCAGAGCCACTCCAGATGTATGGAAGAAAATTCTGGGGGgacctgtgcccagcctgagcaAGCAAGGGGAGGGGCCAGTAAATGGCGTGGTCCCCCTCTTTGAGcttgtctgcctctctctccaCCAGTTCAAGCCTAAATGGCTGCCGCAGTTTGTGGAGCTGTCTCAACAGTATATGGGTGCCTCTTGGACTTACAGCAACAAGGAGGGCCCTGAGGGGGGTGTTCCCCTCTACAAGAGAGCACTGGCTGTGCTGCCGAGGTGTAGGAGTAGGTGCTCCTTGGccgagggggaaatggaaatcgAGCTCCTGCTATCTAGCCAGCGTCCCAAAGCCATCCTGCAAGCCATGGACCTCCTTATCCGGGATGGGCGATGGCAGCGCGTGATGGAGGCAGCCAAAAAGTTCTCCATGCTAAGCCCTTTGCTGAACAAGGAGATTTTTATTGTCCTCTTGGGAGAATTTTGCCAGCACAGGGCACTTGACCCTTACTTAGACAAGTTGTGGGAGCTCTGTCCTGCAGATCTGAGTGCTTCTGATGTCCTGAGCATTATTCAGCAACACGTAGCCCCAGCAGAACAGgacccctctcccttcccttcaGACAGGACAAGCCAGATGACCATTGGCCTGCTCAAGCCCCTATTGCACAGACTGGCACAATGCCCATCGGGCCCGGCTGAAATTTATGCTGACGTCTTACACGGGCCAACTTTTCCTCCACCGACCCCTCCCAGGGACCAGCTGGTTGTTCCAAAGGCAGTGTCCCAGGAAGAGCAAATCCCCTTTCAGAACCACACATAG